The nucleotide sequence CCGGACTGATCAACCATCCGCTGGAATGGCTGCTGTTCTCCGAATTCTCGGTGGTGCTGGCGCTGGTCCACCTCTTCACCTTCTTCATGGTGGTGCCGATCTTCAACTCGATGGTGCGCATCGACAAGTCGCTGATCGAGGCGGCCTATGATGCCGGCGCGACCGGCTTCCAGACGCTGGTCAACGTCATCATTCCGCTGGCAAAACCCGGCATCGTGATCGGCTCGATCTTCGTCATCACCATCGTGATGGGCGACTTCATCACCATCGGCGTGATGGGCGGCCAGCAGATTGCCGCTGCCGGCAAGATCATCGAGACGCGGGTGAACGCGCTGCAATTCCCGGCAGCCGCGGCCAACGCCGTGATCCTGCTCGCCATCACCTTCCTGATCATCACCATGATGTCGCGCATCGTCGACATCAAGAAGGAGCTCTAGAGCATGACGGAAGGACGCCCGCGCTCTTTCTACGTGCTCGCGATCTTCTTCGCGGCCTATGTGCTGTTCCTCTACGGTCCGATGATCGCGATCTACGTGCTGTCGTTCCAGGGGCCGCAGGGCGGCCTCACCTTCCCGATGAACGGCGTGTCGACCTTCTGGATCGCAAAACTGTTCCAGGGCACCGGCATCGTCGATCTCGGTGCGGCCTTTCGCCGTTCGCTGCTGCTCGGCGTGATCGTGATGATCGTCACCGTCGTGCTGTCCGTCGCCGCCGGCATGGCGTTCCGCCGCAAGTTCAAGGCGCAGAGCATTTTGTTCTACTCGGCGATCGCGAGCCTCATCGTGCCCTCGATCATCACCTCGCTCGGCATCTCGCTGGAATTCCGCATCATCGACGATCTGATCAAGGCGCATTGGAACGAGAACTTCGAGACCTCGATGGGCCTGCTCACTTCCGGCTTGGGCGCGCA is from Bradyrhizobium xenonodulans and encodes:
- a CDS encoding ABC transporter permease, which produces MTEGRPRSFYVLAIFFAAYVLFLYGPMIAIYVLSFQGPQGGLTFPMNGVSTFWIAKLFQGTGIVDLGAAFRRSLLLGVIVMIVTVVLSVAAGMAFRRKFKAQSILFYSAIASLIVPSIITSLGISLEFRIIDDLIKAHWNENFETSMGLLTSGLGAHLTWTLPFGLLIMFAIFNRFDPRLEEAARDLGATPWQTFYHVVLPIILPSVIGIGLFGFTLSWDELARSSQAIGAVNTLPLDLQGLTTTVTNPDIYALGTVISAVSFTVITLALGTIHVLNKRQAAKGSDAGQGLV